The segment CGAGATGAACCGGATCGTCTCCTCGAGGCTCGGGACGAGGATGTGCTCGAGGGCGTTGACACGGCGGCGTGTCTTCTCGAGCTCGGCGGCCAGAAGCTGGATG is part of the Candidatus Effluviviaceae Genus V sp. genome and harbors:
- a CDS encoding V-type ATP synthase subunit D, which encodes IQLLAAELEKTRRRVNALEHILVPSLEETIRFISDRLSELERANATRLMKVKDIVREH